A single region of the Plutella xylostella chromosome 28, ilPluXylo3.1, whole genome shotgun sequence genome encodes:
- the LOC105389827 gene encoding glycine-rich cell wall structural protein 1.8: protein MKTFICILALAVATSKAGYSSSYDAGHGGQEASSGYDYTPPAQGHDLTQGHQTYTSAITGQGNTHDFGHGFSGSAGNLQAFDHGEQQGHGVQAFDLSGHGGLSHGSQGYDLSGHGGSQGHEAQSFSGHSLGHGGQAFDLSGHGGSSHGQGFDLSGHGGSSHGVQSFDLSGHGASQGQSGGHGLDLSNHGGQGHGGQSFVLQSHGGEAGQARGYDLSGHDDATAFGGDIGSDSYLQAAHDFGHSGGSNDGQGHQSFPLQDGGHEFGGHGGDQNVVVEDGGHGQGHQDSFAVGEHTDVEHPVGIPHYKHVTVPIHKPLHIHVPKPILIGVPQPYPVKVPVNKPVAVPVETEVSIPFEKVVPYPVVKHVPYPVEKHVPIKVEKTVTVHVPQPYPVKIPVYKTIHHYHKSHHKW, encoded by the coding sequence ATATGTATACTAGCTCTGGCAGTTGCCACGAGCAAGGCCGGCTACTCCAGCAGCTATGACGCTGGCCACGGCGGTCAAGAAGCATCCTCTGGATACGACTACACACCACCAGCACAAGGCCACGACTTAACGCAAGGGCACCAGACGTATACTTCTGCCATAACAGGACAAGGAAACACACACGATTTCGGCCATGGATTCTCCGGATCTGCTGGAAATTTACAAGCTTTTGACCATGGTGAGCAGCAAGGCCATGGCGTCCAGGCTTTTGATCTTTCCGGTCATGGTGGTCTAAGCCATGGAAGTCAAGGTTATGACCTATCTGGGCATGGAGGTAGCCAAGGACATGAAGCGCAATCTTTCAGCGGACACAGCTTGGGTCATGGTGGACAGGCGTTTGACCTTTCTGGACACGGAGGCTCGAGCCACGGTCAAGGTTTTGACTTGTCTGGTCACGGTGGATCCAGCCATGGAGTTCAATCGTTCGATCTGTCTGGCCACGGCGCTTCTCAAGGTCAGAGTGGCGGTCACGGACTTGACCTGTCAAACCACGGCGGTCAAGGACATGGAGGACAAAGCTTTGTCTTACAAAGCCACGGTGGAGAGGCAGGACAGGCGAGAGGATACGACTTAAGCGGACATGATGACGCAACAGCCTTCGGAGGTGACATTGGCAGTGACTCTTATCTGCAAGCTGCTCATGATTTTGGACACAGTGGCGGCAGCAATGATGGTCAGGGACATCAATCTTTCCCACTACAAGATGGCGGCCATGAGTTTGGAGGGCACGGTGGTGACCAAAACGTAGTAGTCGAAGATGGAGGACACGGCCAAGGACACCAAGACTCTTTCGCAGTTGGTGAACACACTGACGTAGAACACCCAGTCGGCATACCCCACTACAAACACGTTACCGTCCCCATCCATAAGCCTCTTCACATCCATGTGCCGAAACCTATTCTCATCGGTGTACCCCAACCGTACCCTGTCAAGGTTCCAGTGAACAAGCCAGTGGCTGTGCCAGTTGAGACTGAAGTCAGTATTCCCTTTGAAAAGGTTGTGCCGTACCCAGTGGTCAAGCATGTTCCTTACCCGGTAGAAAAACATGTACCGATTAAGGTAGAGAAAACTGTGACTGTCCATGTCCCACAGCCATACCCCGTCAAGATTCCGGTTTACAAGACCATCCACCATTACCACAAGAGCCATCACAAATGGTGA